From the Pocillopora verrucosa isolate sample1 chromosome 11, ASM3666991v2, whole genome shotgun sequence genome, the window acaactctTTCttctgcgttttcccgcgctttaggaaGTTTGGTCGGATTTACTTTGAGgtctcttaaaggtattttctttttttcctattggCCGTTGTAATTactctggttttggttttatgactctcaattgaaaagcgCTCTATGGCTCTTACCATTATTATATTACAGTTGAGGTTcaataaatgaacaaatgcCTTAACTTTACGCCCTTTAACGCCTTGAAGTGATTTAAATATGAATTCTCCATACAAAACTATCTACACGTTATCTATATAATAACAAATCAGAATACACCAACTCATTAATCTGAGGgcgatttcttttttctttttttttgttttgtgacatAATACCGAACTGATTCTCTTTATCAGTTTATAGAGAAAATTAAGGCATCTAGTAGGGAGAATTGCGAATCAAAtcttagaaaaatgaaaagatccATGACTCTCTGTAATCTCAAGTGAAAAGAAACAGTGCCATAATTTTCGCATCGTAAAAAATTCACCCAATATTTCctgtttttaacttttcaatcGTGTGTTCATTTTTACTCCTCCTTTTGGGCAAATTGCATTACCTACTGAACACCTGGGCCttgtatatataaaaaaaaaaacactcaaaatagctgtgaaaattaaaaagttcttGTGTAAAGTAATACCAGTTTTCCTTCAAGTGTACAGGAGGAGAAGTCTTTGTCCAGGATTAGTCGCTACTCTGTCTCTTGTCGCCTTCATTCTCGTCCTCTGTCGGTTCTTTTTgcctaaaacaaacattttgagTAAAGAAGATGTAAgatatgtccagaaatgcatgaAGTAacgaaaatggcaaaaattcgtcaaaatcgtcAAATCCATGAACATTCACTCGCTTTGAGAAGGTTTCGTCGAATCTGCTATTTTCGTTACTGGGTGCATTTCCGGACATAAGTGAAAACATTTTACGAGAGAGCTAGAAATCACGTTTCCATCATCACTTGGCTGTTGTTATTGACTTAGCTTGTTCACcgtatttattaatttattaataaattaataagtctctatgtatttatttattttttctcagattGCGGTTGTTGCATGCATTGATCAATGGCTTAAATGTTAACAATCTTAAAGACTGAAATAACCATACTGAACCATGACCAGTTAACAAACTGTCAGAATGTGCTCTTTGTGTAGAAGATTAAATCTTACAgtcataaaattttttcttcacaagTAATGGTAGATAATGTTACTTCTACAAAATCACTCACCAGAAACAAGCTTACCTTAACTTCTGTAAgtcaaatgtcacgttgtctCCCATCAGCACAAACGGAGCCCATTGACGAGGTTCCGTGAAGCCGTTGCTTCTCAACCACTTCATGGCCTGGTGGAGGGACTCGCTGGCACTTTCTCCAGCAGCCAGGCGTTCATAGAAATGATTCATGAGCTGCTCTGTTGCTTCGTCTTGTATGGCCCACGAGGccaccaacactgaacgtgcaccagaTGCTAGGAACGCGCGAGCGATTCCAATGACTCCCTCTTGTTTGAACGTtccacgcccactgtgacaacaactaagtACGACCAGTTTAGCATGCAGCTTAACCTTTGAAATGTCGGACATTGTCAGAAGGTAGTCTTCTTCTTGTGGAATATTGTTAGTGGCGCAATTAGGGGAaagggcaatctctcctctgTCGGCATGACCATGAGCAGCAAGATGAATTAGACTCACTGAATGAAGTGCGTTAAGTACTGCCTTCTTTGTTGCGTGTTCTCCTAACAAAGGCTGAACCCCCAGGAGTCGACCAACCatttttgcttcctttcttgcaccaGACAATGGTATCAAGTTCAGAATACGTCCTCTGTATCGCACTTGGCCAGCCTTAGGATCACCCACTACCAGTGCACCGGTCTGACTGTGGTAGTCCGCTGGACATTCCTGGATGATCCTGAGAGTTGTCAGAGAAGGGACGATGCGGATTCTGTGGGtttctgataaatactttcctgCTGGTTCATCCCGTAGggcagcaaatgggactcggtaGGAACACCTCTCAGGTACAATGATGACTTCAGGCTCTGTAAGTAAATCTTTTACAGGAGCGATAATCTGGTCATAGCACAATTGAAGAATTAGTTCGTTGCGTTTGGTTTCGTCACCTTGCAAAGGTGCTCGGCTCTCTTCTTGAGGAGACAAGGGAATGTCGTCACCTAGAGATCGATCTTCGCAATTCTCGTCATGCAAAATTCCGAAACTGGAGGCACTCTTTTTAAAAATCTCCTCCACATCGCAAACGAATGCAGCCATGAGAGTGTCGATCTTCAGTTCGGGGCTCACACGATGGTCAATGTGTCCATTTGCTTTTAATACCCACAGATGAACATGTCGTTCACAATATGAAATGTACAAAACAGCACAATTGCTCTCTTTACTCGCAATGCTTTCGATCTCAGGCTGATATGATGAATCAGTTAAGAGTTTGTCCGCCATCAATTCTACAAGGCCTCTGGCGCGTCTCAGCTCCTCCACCTTAAGAGAATCTCGCAGGCTTCCGTTGGCACGCAGTATCTCACTGCACAACCTATAGAGGAAATTACCGTGCTCCTCTAAGAGAGACGTTTTAAATTCATCGTTTCCTTTGAGAAAATTTCGCAACTTTTCATAAGTTTCAATACTTCGACAAAGATACTGCATTGCCTCCTCGATCTTTGATTGAGACATCTTTACCCGAGTAATACCGAGAAGGCTCTCAAAGTAAGTCATATTGTCTCCAATTTTGTTACTCATCAAGCACGCATTCTCAAAGTATTTTTCCGATTGGTCATAATTGCCAAGCGAAAGAGAAAAGTGTCCAGGGATCATGTAAATCATTCCCTGTCCTTTCCTATGACCAATGTTCATGACGATAGCATGCGCTTTTTCCCACAGTTCTGTAGCCTTCTGGTAGTCATCAAACAAATAATGCAGATCTGCCAGACCTGCGTAGCATAGTCCTTCACACAatctgtcgccgatttctataCTGATGGCGAGTGCTTTGTCAAATTTTTCCTTGGCCAGCTTGTTTTTACGAAGTGATAGAAACACACCTCCAAGGTTCGCGTAGCATTTtccttctccattcctgtcgccaatttctattgcgatAGCAAGTGATTTCTCATaacattctttagccttctgatattcaccgagtgaatGAAATACACCACCAAGGTTCGCGTAGCTTGCACTttctcctttcctgtcgccaatttctattgcgatAGCAAGTGATTTCTCATaacattctttagccttctgatattcaccgagtgaatGAAATACACCTCCAAGGTTCGCGTAGCATCTtccttctccattcctgtcgccaatttctattgcgatAGCAAGTGATTTCTCATaacattctttagccttctgatattcaccgagtgattgaaaTACACCACCAAGGTTCGCGTAGCTTGCACTttctcctttcctgtcgccaatttctgttgcgatagcaagtgctttctcgtgatattctttagccttctgatattcaccgagtgattgaaaTACACATCCAAGGCTCCCGTaacatgttccttctcctctcttgtcgccaatttctgttgcgatagcaagtgctttcacgagatattctttagccttctgatgaTCACTGAGTAATTGAAAAACACCACCAAGGTTCGCGTAGCGTGTTTCTTCTccttccctgtcgccaatttctgttgcgatagcaagtgctttctcgtgatattctttagccttctgatattcaccgagtgattgaaaTACACATCCAAGGCTCCCGTaacatgttccttctcctctcttgtcgccaatttctgttgcgatagcaagtgctttctcgtgatattctttagccttctgatattcaccgagtgattcaAACACGTCTCCAAGGCTCCCGTAACATGTTCCTTCGCCATCCCTGtggccaatttctgttgcgatagcaagtgctttcacgagatattctttagccttctgatgaTCACTGAGTAATTGAAAAACACCACCAAGGTTCGCGTAGCGTGTTTCTTCTccttccctgtcgccaatttctgttgcgatagcaagtgctttctcgtgatattctttagccttctgatattcaccgagtgattgaaaTACACATCCAAGGCTCCCGTaacatgttccttctcctctcttgtcgccaatttctgttgcgatagcaagtgctttcacgagatattctttagccttctgatgaTCACCGAGTAATTGAAAAACGAGTCCAAGGTTCCCATAACATTTTTCTTCTCCTTCCCTGTtaccaatttctgttgcgatagtaagtgctttctcgtgatattctttagccttctgatattcaccgagtgattgaaatacacatccaaggttcccgtaacatgttccttctccattcctgtggccaatttctgttgcgatagcaagtgctttctcgagatattctttagccttctgatattcaccgagtgattcaAACACGCCTCCAAGGTTCGCGTAGCGTGTttcttctcctttcctgtcgccaatttctgttgcgatagcaagtgctttctcgtgatattctttagccttctgatattcaccgagtgattgaaatacacatccaaggttcccgtaacatgttccttctcctctcttgtcgccaatttctgttgcgatagcaagtgctttctcgacatattctttagccttctgatattcatcGAGTGAGTGAAACACAACTCCAAGGTTCCCGTAGAGTGTTCTTTCTGtttccctgtcgccaatttctgttgcgatagcaagtgctttctcgtgatattctttagccttctgatattcactGAGTGATTGAAATACACCTCCAAGGCTCCCGTAATgtattccttctcctttcctgtcgccaatttctgttgcgatagcaagtgctttctcgtgatattctttagccttctgatattctccgagtgattgaaatacacatccaaggttcccgtaacatgttccttctccattcctgtggccaatttctgttgcgatagcaagtgctttctcgagatattctttagccttctgatattcaccgagtgattcaAACACGCCTCCAAGGTTCGCGTAGCGTGTttcttctcctttcctgtcgccaatttctgttgcgatagcaagtgctttctcgtgatattctttagccttctgatattcaccgagtgattgaaatacacatccaaggttcccgtaacatgttccttctcctctcttgtcgccaatttctgttgcgatagcaagtgctttctcgacatattctttagccttctgatattcatcGAGTGAGTGAAACACAACTCCAAGGCTCCCGTAATgtattccttctcctttcctgtcgccaatttctgttgcgatagcaagtgctttctcgtgatattctttagccttctgatattctccGAGTGATTGAAATACACCTCCAAGGTTCCCGTAACATGTTCTTTCACCacccctgtcgccaatttctgttgcgatagcaagtgctttctcgtgatattctttagccttctgatattctccGAGTGATTGAAACACAAGTCCAAGGCCATTGTAGTGCgatccttctcctttcctttgGTCAATTTCTGTTacgatagcaagtgctttctcgagatattctttagccttctgatgttCACCGAGTGATTCAAACACAGCTGCTAGGTTCTCGTGGCTTGCTCCTTCCAtattcctgtcgccaatttcagttgcgATAGTAaatgctttctcgtgatattctttagccttctgatattctccGAGTGATTGAAACACAAGTCCAAGGCCATTGTAGTGCgatccttctcctttcctttgGTCAATTTCTGTTacgatagcaagtgctttctcgagatattctttagccttctgatgttCACCGAGTGATTCAAACACAGCTGCTAGGTTTTCGTGGCTTGCTCCTTCCAtattcctgtcgccaatttcagttgcgATAGTAaatgctttctcgtgatattctttagccttctgatattctccGAGTGATTGAAACACAACTCCAAGGATGCCGTAGagtgttccttctcctttcttgtcgccaatttctgttgcgatagcaagtgctttctcataacattctttagccttctgatgttcaccgagtgattgaaacacATGTCCTAGCATGCCATAAGTGAATGCTTCTTCACTTCTGAGGCCAATTGTTTTATTGATAGCAACTacgcttttaaaaagtttcttgGCCTCTGCAAACCTATTTGTTCGTTCATATTTGTCTCCCAGCTCCATCATTGATTTTCCAGCATTGCATAATATGCCAATAAGTTTGTTGGTGTATCTTACCGCATTTGTGTAACCAGAGATTGCGTAGTATACATTGAATATTACCTCAGAGACATCAAGGCCTTTAATATCCACGTCTAGGTTGTTGAGTAAGATGACACATTCATCACAAAAATCAGAGGCTGGTATACCACGATCAGTTTTCAGAAGATATGTAGCAACATCCAAACCTATGCTGATTTTCTCCAGGATTTCACGCCCGTTATTCATCGCTCTTTTGTGATTAACAGAATGCCTTCCTGAAATGGAAAAAgtggaaaaacagaaaacttaaATAACTAAATTAGATGATGACTTTTGGAAGCCATCTCTGTGCAACTATTTTTAAGGCAGAGCACTCACTTGCCATGAACGCTTGTTGGTTTAAGCGCAgcattcctttttttcgttttccattGCTAATGATTCGTGCATGTAAACAACAATTgtggacaaatttttttgtaaaaatgtgtaaaaacATCCAATTTTGAGACCCAGCCTAtcgcgggggggggggggggggggggatgggggggggggatgggtgGTGGGTGAGTGCCTCTCCGAACCTTTACtacatttaaaatttatatttcaactAGTATTTTCTCTAACCCTCAAAATCCCGAAAGTATGCGACCCCGCTCTAGTAACTCTGTTGTAACTCAACCCCATAATAGTCAATCCAGCGCTGAAAATACCATCTTACCAGGGTGCACATCTTCATTAGCCGGCTATTACTAGAAtttatcccccccccccccccttatccCTGGTTTCGACTCTCAGCCGCATCTCTCGCTCGTATCAGTGTCACATTGGATACAAAGTACTGGAGATAATTTTAtttcggggggggggaggggtggaggggggaATGGAaaacttttgttgttttacGATAACATGCAGCTGACCTCCCCCCCTATGGTTCTgaaaataagataagataagataagataaactttatttatacacggtaTTTCCATCAGTTGTTAATTATCTATAAAGGTATATCTATCTTCCTAACTATAATAAAatctaataataacaattcaaataaaagaagcaactaaaaaaatctgcttttcaTGGAGGTCGTgtctaaaatttatttaaaattaagataTTACTTTAAAACTGTGGCGACTTAATTTAGATTTGAAATCGGTCAGTGAAGACGCTTGTCTTAGGTCTAAGGGTAAGTTGTTCCACAAGTGAGCTCCGCTGTACAAAAAACTTCTCTTAAGATAATCAGTTCGAGGTTTGTGATCCCTcccaaaatcctccacccccTTTAGGCGATCATTTATAGCCCGTGTCTTAGATGGAAAAacgataaataaataatttcaaactgGTCCATATTTATACTGATTCCTTCGGCTGGCTGATGTTTTATCTGCGCGCAAGTAATTCAGATGAAGCATGTCAAAagtatttcagatttaaaacttgttttttttttaattcattgagtCGGTAGTTTAATTTCTGTCACAGAACACTATTGTATTCTTTTGTCAACCACCGCATAGGCTCACTTTGGGCAGACATGcagtgaaatttatttttgacgcCTAGAATGATTTGTTGAATATCTTTATTTAAGGAGactccatagggttttttgaccgcgcgagatctgggtgcgaacatagcGCGAGCTTTAAAAGTGTCATCATGCAAAAAAACATGGCGGCTAGATACGATCGCACAATTGTCATCTGAAATGGTTTGTGAAAAACAGTTGAACACAATgcagtttttatgtgatggaatcaAGGGTTTCCAGCATAGGCCTCTGGAAAAGAGGTCAACTGAACAGAAAAGACCGTGGGAAAGATTGTCAAAAGGGGCCAGATGCCGTGACATAGtcgaaagtttacgcatgctcagGGCAAACCCAAGCGGGCAAGATGGGCCcaggattcgcttcatattgccCGCGGACGCTGCCAGCTCTATAATAAATTGTAGTGTTATAAAGTAAGGACTTCACTGATCCGAAAACACTCTACACTAGTCTTACAACATGCAAAGAAAAAGATTGGAGATTTTgcattttcatcataatttcTTTTGCTCTTAAAATTTGATCTGCCTTGTTTCTTATTAACCCTCCAACTCTCAGAGGTGATTTTCAAGTAGCTTCTCCTTTGCAATATCAAAGCATTAACacgcaaacaggtgatgagaaaacaaaaactgatcaGCTCAAGGATGTCATCTTAcccaacatcaaattctctaaacttgttttaaaggaaatgtataggagcaagaagggagaattactaatcagatcttggagttaaggGTGGCGTAGTCCGATATTTTTAGCTCGTAGATTTATGTTTATATTGAACATTGTGGCGGAAAATCTCCCTCATTTTCTGAGATTCCTTGGATCTCTTATACTCCTATCACTGATTGAAACAAGTTCTCGTacaaagcaaatttttttatttttagagtaggaaaataacatttttctaatggttaatttttttaagctgCTCACCTTACACACAAACACGCGCGGAGTTTAATGCGTTGATGGCGTGACAAACATAAACCAAAggcaagaaactgaaataaaacccaaaaaaaaatatgaatgcAAATAGCAAGAGTCACGCGGgtaaagaacaaaatattgatttgaaCGATAATAAAAAAATCCCTGCACCTCCAAATCGTCGCCAGTTTTAatagggtctcaatggggtgatagcttttacggctaatggttaattTCCTTCCATTACaattaaaagaacatttttacCGGTTAATTTCTCACGATTTCTGGTGagaatttgtcaatttttacgccgaACGGCTAATTTTCCTGCCATTTTACGGCTACCGGTCATCTCCATTTACCCCTCTTAAAAATCTCCTATCACCAAATTTAGGCAAGTCTATGTCAGAAACATGTCAGGATTTAGAGAGACTGAGTTTAAATGAATTAGTCTTAACCTACTTACCTTTTGAAATACGTAAAGTTTCCCAGTTCAGTATCCTGATCGTTTGATGAATGAAACCAAATAAAGATGctccctgcaaaacaaagatttatGAAAATAGCCAGtgttatcaaaaaaacaaaacaaaataatgataataataataataccaATAATAATTACCAATGCAGACCGAGATGAGATAAATAAAATCTTTCTCTACTTCTGAGATTGTTTGTAATGCTGGATGCTGTATCATAAATATTTCACTGCGTTTCGGtccaaaatatttcagttttcagagACGAGAGAAGAATATTACTCAATTtcattcttcttcttcctttgcAAAAATAAATCCTGTCTCTTTCGGTGTTATTTCTGATCGTATGACAAACGGAACCAAAATTAATaatctaaaaaaacaaaattcctgCAAAATAAAGATTGGAGAAAAATAACTCGGATGAAGAGAAATTACGGCCTTGTTcggtaaaataataataataacaataatcaaATCCCTAAAAGAATATTATAACATctgttgctttctttttcctcatttcCATTTCTTAAAGAAGAAACCTCTGACAGAAAAGAGAAGTTATATC encodes:
- the LOC131771092 gene encoding tetratricopeptide repeat protein 28-like — its product is MARRHSVNHKRAMNNGREILEKISIGLDVATYLLKTDRGIPASDFCDECVILLNNLDVDIKGLDVSEVIFNVYYAISGYTNAVRYTNKLIGILCNAGKSMMELGDKYERTNRFAEAKKLFKSVVAINKTIGLRSEEAFTYGMLGHVFQSLGEHQKAKECYEKALAIATEIGDKKGEGTLYGILGVVFQSLGEYQKAKEYHEKAFTIATEIGDRNMEGASHENLAAVFESLGEHQKAKEYLEKALAIVTEIDQRKGEGSHYNGLGLVFQSLGEYQKAKEYHEKAFTIATEIGDRNMEGASHENLAAVFESLGEHQKAKEYLEKALAIVTEIDQRKGEGSHYNGLGLVFQSLGEYQKAKEYHEKALAIATEIGDRGGERTCYGNLGGVFQSLGEYQKAKEYHEKALAIATEIGDRKGEGIHYGSLGVVFHSLDEYQKAKEYVEKALAIATEIGDKRGEGTCYGNLGCVFQSLGEYQKAKEYHEKALAIATEIGDRKGEETRYANLGGVFESLGEYQKAKEYLEKALAIATEIGHRNGEGTCYGNLGCVFQSLGEYQKAKEYHEKALAIATEIGDRKGEGIHYGSLGGVFQSLSEYQKAKEYHEKALAIATEIGDRETERTLYGNLGVVFHSLDEYQKAKEYVEKALAIATEIGDKRGEGTCYGNLGCVFQSLGEYQKAKEYHEKALAIATEIGDRKGEETRYANLGGVFESLGEYQKAKEYLEKALAIATEIGHRNGEGTCYGNLGCVFQSLGEYQKAKEYHEKALTIATEIGNREGEEKCYGNLGLVFQLLGDHQKAKEYLVKALAIATEIGDKRGEGTCYGSLGCVFQSLGEYQKAKEYHEKALAIATEIGDREGEETRYANLGGVFQLLSDHQKAKEYLVKALAIATEIGHRDGEGTCYGSLGDVFESLGEYQKAKEYHEKALAIATEIGDKRGEGTCYGSLGCVFQSLGEYQKAKEYHEKALAIATEIGDREGEETRYANLGGVFQLLSDHQKAKEYLVKALAIATEIGDKRGEGTCYGSLGCVFQSLGEYQKAKEYHEKALAIATEIGDRKGESASYANLGGVFQSLGEYQKAKECYEKSLAIAIEIGDRNGEGRCYANLGGVFHSLGEYQKAKECYEKSLAIAIEIGDRKGESASYANLGGVFHSLGEYQKAKECYEKSLAIAIEIGDRNGEGKCYANLGGVFLSLRKNKLAKEKFDKALAISIEIGDRLCEGLCYAGLADLHYLFDDYQKATELWEKAHAIVMNIGHRKGQGMIYMIPGHFSLSLGNYDQSEKYFENACLMSNKIGDNMTYFESLLGITRVKMSQSKIEEAMQYLCRSIETYEKLRNFLKGNDEFKTSLLEEHGNFLYRLCSEILRANGSLRDSLKVEELRRARGLVELMADKLLTDSSYQPEIESIASKESNCAVLYISYCERHVHLWVLKANGHIDHRVSPELKIDTLMAAFVCDVEEIFKKSASSFGILHDENCEDRSLGDDIPLSPQEESRAPLQGDETKRNELILQLCYDQIIAPVKDLLTEPEVIIVPERCSYRVPFAALRDEPAGKYLSETHRIRIVPSLTTLRIIQECPADYHSQTGALVVGDPKAGQVRYRGRILNLIPLSGARKEAKMVGRLLGVQPLLGEHATKKAVLNALHSVSLIHLAAHGHADRGEIALSPNCATNNIPQEEDYLLTMSDISKVKLHAKLVVLSCCHSGRGTFKQEGVIGIARAFLASGARSVLVASWAIQDEATEQLMNHFYERLAAGESASESLHQAMKWLRSNGFTEPRQWAPFVLMGDNVTFDLQKLRQKEPTEDENEGDKRQSSD